CCTGCAGATCGTGCGAGAGCCGGCCCCGAAGGCGATCACGGCCAGACCGTCCGACGTTCCGCGCGCGACTTCGCTCTCGGCTTCGGCCGCGCGGATGCCCTCCGCTTGTCGTGCGGCCTCGATATCTGACTTTGGCACCGTGCCGCCGAGCGTGAACACGCCGGTGTCGACAGCCGACGCGATGGTGCCGAACAGACCAGCCTGCGCGCGCAAGGCTCCCCGCTCGAACACGATGAGATCGGCGCTCTGCTGCTGCACTGTGCTGCACGAGGGGAGCGCCTCCTTGACTGGCGCACCGAGGCTGCGCGCCTTCGCGACGAGTTGCTCCAACGCGACGCGATCGTTCGGTGCATCCGGCACGGCGCAGACCACCGTGCGCTCGGGATCGAAGACGAGGTTGCCGTCGAGACCTCGCACCACCGCGACCGCGCGCGGCGAGCTGTTGTAGAGCAGCAGCAGATCGCCGGCGTCGCCGTCCACGAGGAAGCGGTTCTTGTCGGTCACGGCGCGCTGAACCGCCTCGGCCTCACGGACGCGCGGCTCGATCTGCGAGAAGCGCTGCTGGATCGCCTCCGCAATCCTCGGCAGGTCTCGCGGAGCAGCGCCGTCAGTCTGCTGCAACAGCACCGCGAGCTCGGGACGGAGATCCTCCGGCACGGGGCCGCTCAGGAGGGCCTGAACACGCTTGCGCTGATCGTCGAGCTGATGCTGCGCCTGTAGCCTCGCAGCCCGGTCCCGCTCCTCGACACCGAGATCTGCGAGGTAGCCGTCGTATCGCCGCGCCAGAGCGTCGATGCGCGCAGGCAAGCTTGGATCCGTGATGAACGCGGCGCTTGGCGTCGACGACGAGCCGCGGCCGAGCTTTGCGGCCAGCCCGTTGCCGAGGAAGCCATCGCTCGGCAGACCTTCGGCTTGCGCCAAGGCCACGATAGCCTTGCGGGTCACGCCGCCATAGACGCCGTCGGCGATCGCATCGGCCGAGAGATAGCCTGCACCGCGCAGAGCCTCCTGCAGGCGGATATGCTCGTCAATCGGTCGATCAAGCTCCTGCACGGCAGAAGGCGGACCTTCGCGGCTGACGCGCGCCGCCCAGATGTCCTTCTGGCGCTGATAGGTGACGGCGATGCAGGGAACGGCTCTGGCCCGCAGCGCCGCCGTGACCTTACCGGTCTCGGGAATGCGGCAGGCATCGAGCGTGCGCTTCACGAGCTCGTTGGACTCGGCCTTAAGCTCCGCGCCGGCATCGGACTTGAGGTGTCGCAGCACGTAGAACGCCCGCGCCATTTCCAGATCGACACGCCGTAACCCGGCATCTTCACAGATGAGAATTGGCAGCGGGGTGTTCGCCTTCTCACAATCGAAAGACGGGCCGAGGTCGCGAGCCTGTGCCGGAGCCTTCGGCGACGGGGCGGGGCGTGGCGGCTCCGACAGTGCCACAGCCTCCTTCCGTAAATCGGCCAAGCGCTTGCGCAGAGCCTCTGGCGCGTCTGATTTTGTTCGCGCCTCAGCCTGGGCACGTAGGCTGCTCATCCGGTCGAGCGCGGCCATGCGCACGGTCTCAGCCTGAGACAGCGCGCTCAGCCCGCCGATCTCACGGGCAATCGCCTCGGTGTCGGGCGCTGACGGGCCAGTACGCGCCGTAAGCTGCTGATCAATCCGGCTCTGGATCCGAGAGATCTCGGCTCGGACCACTGGGGATGGATCGCGCCCATAATTTGCCAGCGTTCCTTTAAGCACTTGGAGTTGCTCGGCACGCCCCTGCGCCTCGGCTCGAGCTTGGCGCAACGCGCGCGCTTCGCCGGTCTCGACGTCGGCGACAATGATGCGCGTGCCCGAGAAGTGCAGCTCGATGGCCTCACGGGGTTCGACGGGCTGCAGGCGTCCGTCGCCATCGCGATAGGCAAATGACTGGTTGCACGTCGTCGTGAGCGACCAGCCATTCTCGTCCGAGGTCGTGCAGCTGAAGCCGCGTCGCAGGTTCGGCTCGGTGAAGCGTCGGCACTCTGTGAAGAACCCGCTCAGCCGCCCGTCGTCCGGACCGATGCCGCGCTGGATCAAACCGGCGATGTCAGCATTCCTGCGGGCGAGCGCGCGGTCGAGGCAGGAGCGATCCGCGTTCGGAAGCCGCGCCCATCCCTCGCGCGCCGCCTGAGCCTGGGCAGCGCCCAGAAGCCCGCCGAAGATGTCGAGCGGCGTGACCTGTGCCTGAACCGGCCCCGCAGAAGCGAGGGCGGCCGCTAACAGAACCCCACTCCATCCGCCCCGGAACATGGCGACACCCTACAGCTTCGTTTTGAGCTGTGTCGCCGGTTCGCAAGTCCTATTCAAGGTTGCAAAAGACACGCGGCATGGGTTTGTTGCGTCAGCCTAAGCAGTTGACCCAGGTGATCGCCATAGGGCGGCGAAGATGCCCTTCAAACCAACCCAGCTTGCCTCCCACGAGAAGCAACCCCAGCGGGCATTCGAGATTCCGCGCCTCCGTCCATTGCAATCATGCGACGATTAAGATCGGTCGTTCAAACCGACGGTTTTATGCCGCGCGCACGGTGGTGAGGAAGCGCGCGACCTCGGCTGAGAGATGCTCGAATTGCCGTGACAGTTCAGAGGCCGCGCCCCGAACCTGGCTCGCCGCTGCCCCCGTCTCCTCGGCCGTCCTCGCAGCACCGGCAATGTTGCTCGTCAACGCAC
This window of the Methylobacterium tardum genome carries:
- a CDS encoding peptidoglycan-binding protein, translated to MFRGGWSGVLLAAALASAGPVQAQVTPLDIFGGLLGAAQAQAAREGWARLPNADRSCLDRALARRNADIAGLIQRGIGPDDGRLSGFFTECRRFTEPNLRRGFSCTTSDENGWSLTTTCNQSFAYRDGDGRLQPVEPREAIELHFSGTRIIVADVETGEARALRQARAEAQGRAEQLQVLKGTLANYGRDPSPVVRAEISRIQSRIDQQLTARTGPSAPDTEAIAREIGGLSALSQAETVRMAALDRMSSLRAQAEARTKSDAPEALRKRLADLRKEAVALSEPPRPAPSPKAPAQARDLGPSFDCEKANTPLPILICEDAGLRRVDLEMARAFYVLRHLKSDAGAELKAESNELVKRTLDACRIPETGKVTAALRARAVPCIAVTYQRQKDIWAARVSREGPPSAVQELDRPIDEHIRLQEALRGAGYLSADAIADGVYGGVTRKAIVALAQAEGLPSDGFLGNGLAAKLGRGSSSTPSAAFITDPSLPARIDALARRYDGYLADLGVEERDRAARLQAQHQLDDQRKRVQALLSGPVPEDLRPELAVLLQQTDGAAPRDLPRIAEAIQQRFSQIEPRVREAEAVQRAVTDKNRFLVDGDAGDLLLLYNSSPRAVAVVRGLDGNLVFDPERTVVCAVPDAPNDRVALEQLVAKARSLGAPVKEALPSCSTVQQQSADLIVFERGALRAQAGLFGTIASAVDTGVFTLGGTVPKSDIEAARQAEGIRAAEAESEVARGTSDGLAVIAFGAGSRTICRIAAGDKALHDQLLQTYELLLKAELRGATTVVTASADGAFLSIKRGQCGAAYGSAKDLVPLVKGLTRDGVTFRYLPIWIAPETVTKAQAALAEQAAAKQREREQDELRRGRDEAERSRAALIERLKHDQAEADVTLRGGIPQDLQTFLSGFAAEVAAIAPETPDARLKELADAYAAKRARIDEAARLARAVTARSRFLMDGDRGDLIILYNDSGKAPSVVRNLRGELVFEDGRAAACLYHAPLSDVFLNRQIRDRSAALGAKLDLPLSACGANDLAKQDLIFVERERLLREPVDRVISLADAVNGNLFARLDIVQAGALAAAKQAEAAKANEVEARVHGRTGDGFGIVVVPNASSVVCRVAPNDAEAHAAILARVNDRVGDELPGTPVLTPTSADGAFIAVKRGECGAVYAASADLAVLDEAMNRDGLNHRYLPLWIEPAEVAQTRDTIEQDKTRSAEQQFLRQRELEERRKLDQAKANEAGVRRAAQEQALRAQYGERARFFEQAFGEEARAFATGVQPAAFSEHYPRLARHYQAQRDDRWEFMSAETHILDYGTALYKDRPLETAFVTTRIKMRNRIKGEYQDVCYVTGFVNDAEFGVVRDPFGASCDEAGPNLARYKLGERFSSRWIVP